A single genomic interval of Azospirillum sp. TSA2s harbors:
- a CDS encoding aldehyde dehydrogenase gives MDMQSWLNDAIGGRYGNIIDGVAEEANGNTSAIHNPARRDQCLGHFAESSTDDVDRAVTAAHRAWKLWREVPGPERGALLFRAADLLEQRAEELAFILSAEQGKVLAESRGEVMRAAKELRFSAGEASRIDGTTLPSEKRNGFAMTMREPVGVVAAIAPWNFPIVTPVRKIGPALAYGCTVVLKPANLTPWSAVRLMDVFRDAGIPKGVINLVLGSGRGAGEALVRHPLVRGVSFTGSTKTGADINAQLARRFVRAQLELGGKNPAVVLSYRDVGPVAKQIASAAFACTGQRCTAISRVVVLDSLADEVTEALTAELAAIRVGPAWDPAATMGPLITEQHRVSVLRNLAAGLDEGARLRFGGGVLDQGDLASGHFMEPTLLDRVLPNTKLAREEVFGPVLSVIAVPDAERAFEVANAVEYGLAASIFTRDVDQAFRFMRESQSGMVHVNHGTASEAHLPFGGVKGSGYGAYSIGHSNQEFFTELKAAYVQA, from the coding sequence ATGGACATGCAGAGCTGGCTGAACGACGCCATCGGCGGTCGTTACGGCAACATCATCGACGGAGTGGCCGAGGAGGCCAACGGCAACACCTCCGCCATCCACAACCCGGCGCGGCGCGACCAGTGCCTCGGCCATTTCGCCGAAAGCTCGACCGACGACGTCGACCGCGCCGTCACGGCGGCGCACCGCGCCTGGAAGCTGTGGCGCGAGGTGCCGGGGCCGGAACGCGGCGCCCTGCTGTTCCGCGCCGCCGACCTGCTGGAGCAGCGGGCCGAGGAGTTGGCCTTCATCCTGTCGGCCGAACAGGGCAAGGTGCTGGCGGAATCGCGCGGCGAGGTGATGCGCGCCGCCAAGGAATTGCGCTTCTCCGCCGGCGAGGCGAGCCGCATCGACGGCACCACCCTGCCCAGCGAGAAGCGCAACGGCTTCGCCATGACCATGCGCGAGCCGGTCGGCGTCGTCGCCGCCATCGCGCCGTGGAACTTCCCGATCGTCACCCCGGTGCGCAAGATCGGCCCGGCGCTGGCCTATGGCTGCACCGTGGTGCTGAAGCCGGCCAACCTGACGCCGTGGTCGGCGGTGCGGCTGATGGACGTGTTCCGCGACGCCGGCATCCCGAAGGGCGTCATCAACCTCGTGCTCGGCTCCGGTCGGGGCGCGGGCGAGGCGCTGGTCCGCCACCCGCTGGTGCGCGGCGTCAGCTTCACCGGTTCGACCAAGACCGGGGCGGACATCAACGCCCAGCTCGCCCGCCGGTTCGTGCGCGCCCAGTTGGAACTCGGCGGCAAGAACCCGGCGGTGGTGCTGAGCTACCGCGACGTCGGCCCGGTCGCCAAGCAGATCGCCTCGGCCGCCTTCGCCTGCACCGGCCAGCGCTGCACCGCGATCAGTCGCGTCGTCGTGCTCGACAGCCTCGCCGACGAGGTGACGGAGGCGCTGACCGCCGAGCTGGCCGCCATCCGCGTCGGCCCGGCCTGGGACCCCGCCGCCACCATGGGACCGCTGATCACCGAACAGCACCGCGTCTCGGTCCTGCGCAACCTCGCCGCCGGCCTGGACGAGGGCGCCCGGCTGCGCTTCGGCGGCGGCGTGCTCGACCAGGGCGATCTGGCCTCCGGCCATTTCATGGAACCGACGCTGCTCGACCGCGTGCTGCCCAACACCAAGCTGGCGCGGGAGGAGGTCTTCGGACCGGTCCTGTCCGTCATTGCCGTTCCCGATGCCGAGCGCGCCTTCGAGGTCGCCAACGCGGTGGAGTATGGTCTGGCCGCGTCGATCTTCACCCGCGACGTCGATCAGGCGTTCCGTTTCATGCGCGAAAGCCAGTCCGGCATGGTCCACGTCAACCACGGCACCGCCAGCGAGGCGCATCTGCCCTTCGGCGGCGTCAAGGGGTCGGGCTACGGCGCCTACTCCATCGGCCACAGCAACCAGGAATTCTTCACCGAACTGAAGGCCGCCTACGTCCAGGCCTGA
- a CDS encoding iron-containing alcohol dehydrogenase, with protein sequence MTTGIPSFSYHIPTAIEFGWGALSRLPAIARDLGGSRALVVGDPGVARAGIVDRVVATLTEAGIPAAAFTEVESDPDVSSVEAGTRLAKAQGCDLVVGVGGGSALDTAKAVGLMLTNPGTIRDYVGIGKVKAAGAPVVAIPTTAGTGSELTIWSVLSDKANKVKISVGSVLNCPRVALLDPALTVSLPPAFTAATGMDALTHALESYVNTATQPISEAMSEQAMTLIARSLRVGVSQGGNAQARGDLLLASTIAAMAFNSTRLGLVHAFAMPLGARFHIPHGLVNAILLPAVMRFNLPGNLPKYARIAEIFGERVAHLSLREAAERSVTAIEQLKTDIGITAKLGDFGLTEADFDSVATEAMQSGNVPVNPRQPTLEDMKSLLRAEL encoded by the coding sequence ATGACCACCGGAATTCCGTCCTTCAGCTATCACATCCCCACCGCCATCGAATTCGGCTGGGGCGCCCTGTCCCGCCTGCCGGCGATCGCCCGCGATCTCGGCGGCAGCCGGGCGCTGGTCGTCGGCGACCCCGGCGTCGCCCGCGCCGGCATCGTCGACCGCGTGGTCGCCACCCTGACCGAGGCCGGCATCCCCGCCGCGGCCTTCACCGAGGTGGAGAGCGACCCCGACGTCTCGTCGGTCGAGGCCGGCACCCGCCTCGCCAAGGCGCAGGGCTGCGACCTGGTGGTCGGCGTCGGCGGCGGCAGCGCGCTGGACACCGCCAAGGCGGTCGGCCTGATGCTGACCAACCCCGGCACCATCCGCGACTATGTCGGCATCGGCAAGGTCAAGGCGGCCGGCGCCCCCGTCGTCGCCATCCCGACCACCGCCGGCACCGGCAGCGAGCTGACCATCTGGTCGGTGCTGTCCGACAAGGCCAACAAGGTCAAGATCAGCGTCGGCAGCGTGCTGAACTGCCCGCGCGTCGCCCTGCTGGACCCGGCGCTGACGGTGTCGCTGCCGCCGGCCTTCACGGCGGCCACCGGCATGGACGCGCTGACCCACGCGCTGGAATCCTACGTCAACACGGCGACCCAGCCGATTTCCGAGGCGATGTCGGAACAGGCGATGACCCTGATCGCCCGCAGCCTGCGCGTCGGCGTGTCCCAGGGCGGCAACGCCCAGGCGCGCGGCGACCTGCTGCTGGCCAGCACCATCGCCGCGATGGCCTTCAACAGTACCCGCCTCGGTCTGGTCCACGCCTTTGCGATGCCGCTCGGCGCGCGGTTCCACATTCCGCACGGGCTGGTCAACGCCATCCTGCTGCCGGCGGTGATGCGGTTCAACCTGCCGGGCAACCTGCCGAAATACGCCCGCATCGCCGAGATTTTCGGCGAGCGCGTCGCGCATCTCAGCCTGCGCGAGGCGGCGGAGCGCTCCGTCACCGCCATCGAGCAGCTCAAGACCGACATCGGCATCACCGCCAAGCTCGGCGACTTCGGCTTGACCGAGGCCGATTTCGACAGCGTCGCCACCGAGGCGATGCAGTCCGGCAACGTGCCCGTCAACCCGCGCCAGCCGACGCTGGAGGACATGAAGTCCCTCCTGCGCGCCGAACTCTAA
- a CDS encoding Ldh family oxidoreductase encodes MSVRVPHDRLAAYCGQVFERAGVPPAVAATVADSLVYADLRGVESHGVVRTGIYLKRAAEGMIDPNAPVTLVRDDGCTALADGGNNFGAHVGAVALDLAMERAKRHGVCALGVRHSNHFGTGAFYVQRAVEQGLALIVLSNASQTMPPAGGVRPFLGTNPVAFGFPTGRPVPFVLDMATSLVARGKIIVAAKRGESIPLGWAVDKEGNPTTDAEAALDGAVLPLGGAKGSGLSMAIDILAGVLTGAGYGPTVNNMYDNWAEPQNVGHFFIAIDIGRFLPLADFTDRLGRFIDLMKAEPKVPGTPEILHAGEVEHRLEATRRRDGIELPDRVAEDLIALGQTYDVAWIQ; translated from the coding sequence ATGAGCGTCCGCGTCCCGCACGACCGGCTGGCGGCTTATTGCGGCCAAGTGTTCGAGCGTGCCGGCGTCCCCCCCGCGGTCGCCGCGACGGTGGCCGACAGCCTGGTCTACGCCGACCTGCGCGGGGTGGAATCGCACGGCGTCGTGCGCACCGGCATCTATCTGAAGCGCGCCGCCGAGGGGATGATCGACCCCAACGCCCCGGTGACGCTGGTGCGCGACGACGGCTGCACGGCGTTGGCCGACGGCGGCAACAATTTCGGCGCCCATGTCGGCGCGGTGGCGCTGGATCTGGCGATGGAACGCGCCAAACGCCACGGCGTCTGCGCGCTGGGCGTGCGCCATTCCAACCATTTCGGCACCGGCGCCTTCTATGTCCAGCGGGCGGTGGAGCAGGGTCTGGCGCTGATCGTGCTGTCCAACGCCTCGCAGACCATGCCGCCGGCCGGCGGGGTGCGGCCCTTCCTGGGCACCAACCCGGTCGCCTTCGGCTTTCCCACCGGGCGTCCGGTTCCCTTCGTGCTGGACATGGCGACCAGCCTCGTCGCGCGCGGCAAGATCATCGTCGCCGCCAAGCGGGGGGAGAGCATCCCGCTGGGCTGGGCGGTGGACAAGGAGGGCAACCCGACCACCGACGCGGAGGCCGCGCTTGACGGCGCCGTGCTGCCGCTGGGCGGCGCCAAGGGGTCGGGGCTGTCGATGGCCATCGACATTCTGGCCGGCGTGCTGACCGGCGCCGGCTATGGCCCGACCGTCAACAACATGTACGACAATTGGGCCGAGCCGCAGAATGTCGGCCATTTCTTCATCGCCATCGACATCGGGCGGTTCCTGCCGCTGGCCGACTTCACCGACCGGCTCGGCCGCTTCATCGACCTGATGAAGGCGGAGCCGAAGGTCCCCGGCACGCCGGAGATCCTGCACGCCGGCGAGGTCGAGCACCGGCTGGAAGCCACCCGCCGCCGCGACGGCATCGAGCTTCCCGACCGCGTCGCCGAGGATCTGATCGCGCTCGGCCAAACCTACGACGTCGCCTGGATCCAATGA
- a CDS encoding RraA family protein, which produces MTIGFRIERAPSRPSSDLIAAFKTVPTAIVSDNMNRMFAGGAGLRPIHRTGVLCGSALTVRTRPGDNLMVHKALDLARPGDVIVVDAGGDTTNAIIGEIMWSYARTRGVAGFVIDGAVRDTAVLAAGDLPVYARGATHRGPYKDGPGEINVTVSVGGMVVAPGDILLGDEDGLLAVPQADAPAILELARAQQDREGGILRSIADGTVDRSWVDRLLAERGLRS; this is translated from the coding sequence ATGACCATCGGTTTCCGCATCGAACGCGCCCCGTCGCGCCCGTCGAGCGATCTCATCGCGGCGTTCAAGACCGTTCCGACGGCGATCGTCAGCGACAACATGAACCGCATGTTTGCCGGCGGCGCGGGGTTGCGGCCCATCCATCGCACCGGCGTGCTGTGCGGTTCGGCGCTGACCGTGCGCACCCGGCCGGGCGACAATCTCATGGTCCACAAGGCGCTCGACCTCGCCCGGCCGGGCGACGTGATCGTGGTCGACGCCGGCGGCGACACCACCAACGCCATCATCGGCGAGATCATGTGGTCCTACGCCCGGACGCGCGGCGTCGCCGGCTTCGTGATCGACGGCGCGGTGCGCGACACGGCGGTGCTGGCGGCGGGCGACCTGCCGGTCTACGCCCGTGGCGCCACCCATCGCGGCCCCTACAAGGACGGCCCCGGCGAGATCAACGTCACCGTGTCGGTCGGCGGCATGGTGGTGGCCCCCGGCGACATCCTGCTGGGCGACGAGGACGGCCTCCTGGCGGTGCCGCAGGCCGACGCCCCGGCCATCCTGGAGCTGGCCCGCGCCCAGCAGGACCGCGAGGGCGGCATCCTGCGCAGCATCGCCGACGGCACCGTCGACCGGAGCTGGGTCGACCGCCTGCTGGCCGAGCGGGGGCTGCGTTCATGA
- a CDS encoding LysR family transcriptional regulator, whose protein sequence is MIDIRQLRYFQAVAEELHFGRAAARIRIAQPALSRQIQSLEEELGVLLLKRSQRSVELTPAGTLFLDRASRILDDIVKAQTDARRVGMGEFGHLVVGFIHSSTYDLLPAILERFRHLYPDVELDLREMTIAQQFDALGRGLIDIGLLRPPSSDPRLEVQTILTQQFQLAVPANHPLAGLDSVPLARVAEEPFIMFSQRESPLFHARIMRMCETVGFTPRVVQNATQIHTVVGLVGAGMGVALVPEVARNLHMAGVRTLSLEDAHAPVHVALGWQKANETPAIRSLRQVALLVVQQLAAKRPEQAPSSDARPMAV, encoded by the coding sequence ATGATCGACATCCGCCAGCTCCGCTATTTTCAGGCGGTCGCCGAAGAGTTGCATTTTGGACGCGCTGCCGCTCGCATACGGATTGCGCAACCGGCGCTTTCCCGCCAGATTCAGAGTTTGGAGGAGGAACTCGGCGTTCTTCTGCTGAAGCGGTCGCAACGGTCGGTGGAATTGACGCCGGCTGGGACTCTGTTCCTCGACCGGGCGTCTCGCATCCTCGACGACATCGTCAAGGCGCAGACCGACGCCCGCCGCGTCGGGATGGGTGAGTTCGGTCATCTGGTGGTCGGCTTCATCCACTCCTCGACCTACGATCTGCTGCCGGCGATCCTGGAACGCTTCCGCCACCTCTACCCGGACGTGGAGCTGGACTTGCGGGAAATGACCATCGCGCAGCAGTTCGACGCGCTGGGGCGCGGCCTGATCGACATCGGCCTGTTGCGGCCGCCGTCCTCCGACCCACGGCTGGAGGTCCAGACCATCCTGACCCAGCAGTTCCAACTCGCGGTTCCGGCCAACCATCCCCTGGCCGGGCTGGACAGCGTCCCGCTCGCCCGCGTCGCCGAGGAACCGTTCATCATGTTCTCGCAACGGGAAAGCCCGCTGTTCCATGCGCGGATCATGCGGATGTGCGAGACGGTCGGCTTCACGCCGCGCGTCGTGCAGAACGCCACGCAGATCCACACCGTCGTCGGTCTGGTCGGCGCCGGGATGGGCGTGGCGCTGGTGCCGGAGGTGGCGCGCAACCTGCACATGGCCGGGGTGCGCACCCTGTCGCTGGAGGATGCGCACGCGCCGGTGCATGTGGCGCTGGGCTGGCAGAAGGCGAACGAAACGCCGGCCATCCGCTCCTTACGTCAGGTCGCCCTGCTGGTCGTCCAGCAACTGGCGGCCAAGCGTCCGGAACAAGCGCCGTCGTCAGATGCCCGTCCGATGGCGGTCTGA
- a CDS encoding IS6 family transposase gives MFAAMSMPRNPYRGFRFPAEIISEAVWLFSLSLREVELILAARGIEVSYETIREWGLRFGREIANTLKRRRPKPGDKWFLDEVFIRIRGKQHYLWRAVDQNGVVLDILVQSRRNTKAAKRFFRKLLKGLRYAPRVVVTDKLRSYAAAKKELKLGGEHRQSRYLNNACEVSHQPTRRRERHLKKFKSARHAQRFLSTHSPIHNHFQRRRHRLSATEYRAARAHAFTTWREAAGLALAA, from the coding sequence ATGTTCGCGGCCATGAGCATGCCCCGCAACCCCTACCGCGGCTTCCGCTTCCCAGCCGAGATCATCAGCGAGGCCGTGTGGCTGTTCAGTCTGAGCCTGCGGGAGGTCGAGCTGATCCTGGCGGCGCGCGGCATCGAGGTCAGTTACGAGACGATCCGGGAGTGGGGTCTGCGCTTCGGACGGGAGATCGCCAACACGCTCAAGCGGCGCCGACCCAAGCCGGGCGACAAATGGTTCCTGGACGAAGTCTTCATCCGCATCCGTGGCAAGCAGCACTATCTCTGGCGCGCCGTCGACCAGAACGGCGTGGTGCTCGACATCCTGGTCCAGAGCCGGCGCAACACGAAGGCAGCCAAGCGCTTCTTCCGCAAGCTGCTGAAAGGCTTGCGCTACGCCCCGCGCGTCGTCGTGACGGACAAACTGAGATCCTACGCGGCGGCGAAGAAGGAGCTGAAACTCGGGGGCGAGCACCGACAAAGTCGGTATCTGAACAACGCCTGCGAAGTCTCCCACCAGCCGACCCGACGACGCGAGCGGCACTTGAAGAAGTTCAAATCGGCCCGGCACGCCCAACGGTTTCTTTCCACCCACAGCCCAATCCACAACCACTTCCAACGGCGCCGTCACCGCCTCTCCGCCACCGAATACCGCGCCGCCCGGGCTCATGCCTTCACCACGTGGCGCGAGGCGGCCGGTCTTGCCCTGGCCGCCTGA
- a CDS encoding IS6 family transposase, whose amino-acid sequence MRREPDPHYRHRFPAELIAHAVWLYHTFPLSFRDVELLLADRGVEVSYETVRRWCRKFAQTFANRLRRRRPQPGDRWHLDEVFIKIHGVQHYLWRAVDQEGVVLDILVQNRRNTKAAKRFFRKLLTGLRYVPRVVVTDKLKSYAAAKGKIIPGVEHRQSRYLNNRAENSHQPTRLRERRMKRFTSPRQAQQFLSAHGPIHQHSHPRRHLMTAAEYRAYRANAFAVWQQETCVRKMA is encoded by the coding sequence ATGAGACGTGAGCCCGATCCCCATTACCGCCACCGCTTCCCGGCCGAGCTGATCGCGCATGCGGTTTGGCTCTACCATACATTCCCGCTCAGCTTTCGGGATGTCGAACTGCTCCTGGCCGACCGCGGCGTTGAGGTTTCCTATGAAACGGTGCGGCGCTGGTGCCGCAAGTTCGCCCAGACCTTTGCCAACCGGCTGCGCCGCCGGCGCCCACAGCCCGGTGACCGCTGGCACTTGGACGAGGTCTTCATCAAGATCCATGGTGTCCAGCACTACCTCTGGCGCGCGGTCGATCAGGAGGGTGTGGTGCTCGACATCCTGGTGCAGAACCGGCGCAACACCAAGGCGGCCAAGCGCTTCTTCAGGAAGCTGTTGACGGGGTTGCGCTACGTGCCCCGCGTCGTCGTAACCGACAAGCTGAAGTCGTACGCCGCCGCCAAAGGGAAGATCATCCCCGGCGTGGAGCACCGGCAAAGCCGGTATCTCAACAATCGCGCTGAGAACTCGCACCAGCCGACCCGGCTGCGTGAGCGACGGATGAAGCGCTTCACGTCACCCCGGCAGGCCCAGCAGTTTCTCTCCGCCCATGGCCCCATTCACCAGCATTCCCACCCGCGCCGGCACCTTATGACGGCCGCCGAATATCGGGCCTATCGAGCCAACGCTTTCGCCGTCTGGCAGCAGGAGACGTGTGTCCGCAAGATGGCCTGA
- a CDS encoding response regulator — MAGCCSRLLGLDQVNVTMPAVVVLALTLPALSGVGVLHRIKAAPATQPIPVVVFSGSRERPFLELCYEIGANAYVVKPAAFSDLVLAVRVLGRFWTGVNRLPSSQKAPLFA, encoded by the coding sequence TTGGCGGGCTGCTGCAGCCGCCTTCTTGGTCTCGATCAAGTTAATGTGACGATGCCCGCCGTCGTTGTCCTCGCCCTGACCCTGCCGGCGCTCAGCGGGGTCGGCGTGCTGCACCGGATCAAGGCAGCCCCGGCGACCCAGCCAATCCCGGTGGTGGTGTTCTCCGGCTCACGGGAGCGGCCATTTCTTGAACTCTGCTATGAGATCGGCGCCAACGCCTACGTTGTGAAGCCGGCGGCCTTTTCCGATTTGGTCCTGGCCGTGCGGGTTCTGGGCAGGTTCTGGACCGGAGTGAACCGGCTTCCATCCAGCCAGAAGGCCCCCCTCTTTGCATGA
- a CDS encoding response regulator encodes MHASPHVLVAEDEDLLAEIVAETLESQGFRVTLVHNGLEAVEADAVDPADILLTDMRMPKMGGETLIQIIRLRRPDLPIIVTTGYSEHLPNEEPGRLVVLRKPYSLSVLAPVITALLSGRMG; translated from the coding sequence ATGCACGCTTCCCCTCATGTTCTGGTCGCCGAGGACGAGGACCTGCTTGCCGAGATTGTGGCCGAAACCCTGGAGTCGCAAGGATTCCGCGTCACCCTCGTCCACAACGGGCTAGAGGCCGTCGAGGCTGACGCCGTCGATCCGGCCGATATTTTGCTCACGGACATGCGTATGCCGAAGATGGGCGGCGAGACGCTGATCCAGATCATCCGGCTGCGACGCCCCGACCTACCGATCATCGTCACCACCGGGTACAGCGAGCATCTTCCGAACGAGGAGCCGGGGCGGCTGGTGGTCCTGCGCAAGCCTTATTCCTTGTCCGTGCTGGCCCCGGTGATCACAGCCCTGCTGTCCGGCCGGATGGGATAG
- a CDS encoding diguanylate cyclase: protein MSRHHSALVTAALAMIVVVAMTAHVVWRDRQTTIAQMEALAVDMAKVVESHVLHTTKGADIALHQAAAVVDAAGSLEAVRSHPYWYRLRDALANVDGGETLWLFDVKGDAVVGAGRQQDRPINIADRPYFQAVMAGADLVISPALRSRLDNRIIFIIARPIRDWTGEIIGVASTGMRTEWLVNFYALMSFGLETTVTVFRTDGEIVARNPDLASQIGKNNRNGPLFQEQLPRSPTGVYWARSMLDGKERLAAYRLIPDLNLVVYTGIDSGSVFAAWQSRSLWFVAEVALTTILVLFLLLWGAGMIRREHLVQKRALEAEGAARQLDADLHQARRDTLTGLPARGLFLEIAEGLRRSAKKKGAILAFLYIDLDGFKGVNDRHGHEQGDKVLRTVAEIMRRTTRDGDLLGRLGGDEFVICLSGHAPDVRAVATGVAARIIKEVRDLDLGVGCSIGIGLTAEDCDDLACALHLADAAMYRAKKAGKGAWSIHEPAQEPCLSCNSEMVA from the coding sequence ATGTCCCGTCACCACAGTGCCCTGGTTACCGCCGCATTGGCCATGATCGTTGTCGTTGCCATGACAGCCCATGTTGTTTGGCGGGATCGGCAGACCACCATCGCACAGATGGAAGCACTTGCCGTCGACATGGCCAAGGTTGTTGAATCCCACGTCCTGCACACGACGAAAGGTGCAGACATCGCTTTGCATCAGGCAGCCGCCGTGGTCGACGCCGCCGGTAGCCTGGAAGCCGTACGGTCGCACCCTTACTGGTATCGACTGCGGGATGCCCTCGCCAATGTGGATGGCGGCGAGACCCTGTGGCTGTTCGACGTCAAGGGGGATGCCGTTGTTGGGGCCGGCCGGCAGCAGGACCGGCCGATCAACATTGCCGATCGCCCCTATTTCCAGGCAGTGATGGCCGGCGCCGACCTCGTGATCAGCCCGGCGCTGCGCAGTCGTTTGGACAACCGCATCATCTTCATCATCGCCCGGCCGATCCGCGACTGGACCGGAGAGATTATCGGCGTCGCAAGCACCGGAATGAGAACGGAATGGCTGGTCAACTTCTATGCCCTGATGTCCTTCGGGCTGGAGACCACCGTGACAGTCTTCCGGACCGACGGCGAGATCGTCGCCCGTAACCCGGACCTCGCCAGCCAGATCGGCAAGAACAACCGGAATGGGCCGCTCTTTCAGGAACAACTCCCACGCTCACCGACCGGCGTCTACTGGGCACGGTCCATGCTGGACGGCAAGGAGCGGCTCGCTGCCTACCGGCTTATTCCAGACCTAAATCTGGTCGTCTATACCGGGATCGACAGCGGATCGGTCTTTGCAGCCTGGCAGTCCCGCTCTCTCTGGTTCGTCGCCGAAGTGGCTCTGACCACAATCCTCGTTCTGTTCCTGCTTCTATGGGGGGCAGGCATGATCCGCCGCGAACACCTTGTCCAAAAGCGCGCCCTCGAGGCAGAAGGCGCCGCACGGCAACTGGACGCCGACCTCCATCAGGCCCGGCGCGATACCCTGACCGGTCTGCCCGCCCGAGGGCTGTTCCTGGAAATCGCGGAGGGGCTGCGCCGGAGCGCCAAGAAAAAGGGGGCCATCCTCGCCTTTCTCTACATCGACCTGGACGGCTTCAAGGGCGTCAACGATCGGCACGGCCACGAGCAAGGCGACAAGGTCCTGAGGACGGTTGCCGAGATCATGCGCCGGACCACCCGCGACGGCGATCTGCTCGGCCGGCTCGGCGGCGATGAGTTCGTCATCTGCCTGTCCGGGCATGCCCCCGATGTCCGGGCTGTCGCCACCGGCGTCGCCGCCCGCATCATCAAGGAAGTTCGTGATCTGGATCTTGGCGTCGGATGCAGCATAGGAATTGGGCTCACTGCAGAGGATTGTGACGACTTGGCCTGTGCCCTGCACCTTGCAGACGCCGCCATGTACCGCGCCAAGAAAGCTGGAAAAGGGGCATGGTCCATTCATGAACCGGCACAAGAGCCTTGCCTGTCCTGTAACAGCGAAATGGTTGCCTGA
- a CDS encoding efflux RND transporter periplasmic adaptor subunit yields the protein MKFKVDEGHEQGAQSPSFARRGRLIFLGALLLAVLGGIGGVALTTLRPGATGSAAAASAPPGVPVTVGTAMERDLPIWLSGIGSVQPLNAVAVKVRVDGQLNLVAFTEGQEVHAGDLLAQIDPRPFEAQLKQAQANLAKDQAQLGNAKADLARVAKLASTGFASGQNADTVKAQAASLEATVQADQAMVDTARLQLGFTRITSPIDGRVGLRQLDPGSIVHPTDANGLVTVTQMQPIGVLFSLPQDDLPGILAASAQGKPVVEAYTRDGKSRLAQGELTFVDSQVDATNGQVRFKATFANGDRALWPGAFVTARLLVRTEHNATAVPSRAVQRGQKGPYVFIAKPDRTAEMRAVTLGPTVDGMTALASGVTPGEMVVFDGQSRLSAGSRIAPKPGSLHESAQIVRDARTGHEPCSASVSIGSRPCSGAVSKATGAPYCDAKSVSPGCLPGACPTGTPDTNGGIAGFRPLPRNPVPLLLSPLPRRSRLYHECRRRFAPEPHC from the coding sequence GTGAAGTTCAAGGTGGACGAGGGTCATGAACAGGGTGCCCAAAGCCCGTCCTTCGCCAGGCGCGGGCGGTTGATCTTCCTGGGAGCGCTGCTGCTGGCCGTATTGGGTGGCATCGGGGGCGTCGCGCTGACGACGCTGCGTCCGGGTGCGACCGGTAGCGCCGCGGCGGCATCTGCACCGCCAGGCGTACCGGTCACCGTCGGTACGGCAATGGAGCGTGACCTGCCTATCTGGCTGTCCGGGATCGGTTCGGTCCAGCCATTGAATGCCGTTGCCGTGAAGGTTCGCGTCGATGGCCAGCTCAATCTGGTTGCGTTCACCGAAGGGCAGGAGGTGCATGCCGGCGACCTGCTGGCCCAGATCGATCCGCGCCCGTTCGAGGCGCAGCTGAAGCAGGCCCAAGCCAATCTGGCAAAGGATCAGGCGCAGCTCGGCAATGCAAAGGCCGATCTGGCGCGCGTCGCCAAGCTCGCCAGCACCGGTTTTGCCTCCGGTCAGAATGCCGATACTGTCAAAGCGCAGGCCGCCTCGCTGGAAGCGACGGTGCAGGCCGATCAGGCGATGGTCGACACCGCCCGCCTGCAGTTGGGCTTCACCCGGATCACCTCCCCCATCGATGGTCGTGTCGGGCTGAGGCAGCTGGACCCCGGCTCCATCGTGCATCCCACCGACGCCAATGGGCTGGTCACGGTGACGCAGATGCAACCGATCGGCGTGCTGTTCTCCCTTCCGCAGGACGATCTTCCGGGTATCCTCGCCGCATCGGCCCAAGGCAAGCCGGTGGTCGAGGCCTACACACGCGATGGCAAGAGCCGATTGGCCCAGGGGGAACTGACATTCGTGGACAGTCAGGTCGACGCGACGAACGGGCAAGTCCGTTTCAAAGCGACCTTTGCCAACGGCGACCGCGCGCTGTGGCCGGGTGCCTTCGTCACGGCGCGGCTGCTGGTGCGGACCGAGCATAACGCCACTGCCGTGCCCTCGCGCGCGGTGCAACGTGGTCAGAAGGGCCCGTATGTCTTCATTGCGAAGCCCGACCGCACCGCCGAAATGCGGGCGGTGACGCTCGGTCCCACGGTGGATGGTATGACTGCCTTGGCCAGCGGCGTCACACCGGGCGAAATGGTCGTCTTCGACGGGCAGTCCCGCCTGTCCGCCGGGAGCAGGATCGCCCCCAAGCCGGGGTCACTACACGAAAGTGCGCAGATTGTCCGGGATGCGAGAACGGGACATGAACCTTGCAGTGCCTCTGTCTCGATAGGGTCAAGACCGTGCAGTGGGGCTGTCTCAAAAGCCACCGGGGCGCCCTATTGCGACGCCAAATCTGTCTCGCCGGGCTGTCTCCCAGGGGCTTGCCCCACCGGGACGCCGGACACGAATGGCGGAATTGCCGGGTTTCGGCCCTTACCAAGGAATCCCGTTCCTCTGCTACTCAGCCCCCTTCCTCGACGCTCACGTCTTTACCACGAGTGTCGACGCCGCTTTGCTCCCGAACCCCACTGCTGA